The following are encoded together in the Dyella terrae genome:
- a CDS encoding alpha/beta hydrolase, translated as MSTRTLARLTLAASLLCGTLHAQDAAPGVAADGSIHAGSMTLPYSSAASPEARAFFPKMLAAGSKAPPITAPIEQSRAFYDRMNTDRAQRMMAIYPVKTHRETIAGVVTDVVEPAQGISPKNRERVLINLHGGAFLWGAHSGGLVESIPIASLGRIKVISVDYRQGPEHTFPAASEDVEAVYKALLKQYKPGAIGIYGCSAGGILTGEAVARLIDRKLPAPGAIGTFCGSLVDMEGDSAYVAPLLNGAPVPDHPLHLGDLPYFKGASATDPMVFPGLSPTLLAKFPPTLLITGTRDMAMSSVIRSQTLLSQAGVATELHVWEGMWHSFFSDPDLPESRAAYETIVRFFDHHLAPK; from the coding sequence GTGAGCACACGTACCCTCGCCCGCCTCACCCTGGCTGCCTCGCTGCTCTGCGGCACCTTGCATGCTCAGGACGCCGCACCCGGGGTCGCCGCCGACGGCAGCATTCATGCTGGCAGCATGACCTTGCCCTATTCGTCGGCCGCATCGCCCGAAGCGCGCGCGTTCTTTCCCAAGATGCTCGCCGCCGGGTCCAAGGCGCCGCCGATCACGGCCCCTATCGAGCAGAGCCGGGCGTTCTATGACCGCATGAACACCGATCGTGCGCAGCGCATGATGGCGATCTACCCGGTGAAGACGCATCGCGAAACCATCGCGGGCGTGGTGACCGATGTGGTGGAACCGGCGCAGGGCATCTCGCCGAAGAACCGCGAGCGCGTACTGATCAACCTGCACGGCGGCGCCTTCCTGTGGGGCGCGCACAGCGGCGGGCTGGTGGAATCCATCCCCATCGCCAGTCTTGGCCGCATCAAAGTCATCAGCGTCGACTACCGGCAAGGCCCCGAGCACACCTTCCCCGCCGCCAGCGAAGATGTGGAGGCCGTGTATAAAGCCTTGCTCAAGCAGTACAAACCCGGCGCCATCGGCATCTACGGCTGCTCGGCCGGCGGCATACTCACCGGCGAGGCCGTGGCGCGCCTGATCGACCGCAAGCTCCCGGCACCGGGCGCCATTGGCACCTTCTGCGGCTCACTGGTGGACATGGAGGGCGACTCCGCCTACGTGGCACCATTGCTCAACGGCGCACCCGTGCCGGACCATCCGCTTCACCTGGGTGACCTGCCTTACTTCAAAGGCGCCAGCGCCACTGATCCCATGGTGTTCCCGGGGCTTTCGCCGACCTTGCTGGCCAAGTTCCCTCCTACCTTGCTGATTACCGGTACGCGCGACATGGCCATGAGCTCGGTGATCCGCAGTCAGACCTTGTTGAGCCAAGCCGGCGTAGCGACGGAACTGCATGTGTGGGAAGGTATGTGGCATTCGTTCTTCTCGGATCCGGATCTGCCTGAGTCGCGGGCCGCCTACGAGACCATCGTGAGATTCTTCGACCACCATTTGGCGCCTAAGTGA
- a CDS encoding response regulator: MKHRDFRTILLVEDSLADAEMALDALAGAHLANPVVHVEDGVDCLDYLYCRGEWAGREPVDPAVVLLDIKMPRMSGIEVLTQLRADERFRRVPVVILSSSREESDLARSWDIGANAYVIKPVDVDQFFEAVRTVGQFWAVLNQAPDHG; the protein is encoded by the coding sequence ATGAAACATCGAGACTTCCGTACGATCCTGCTCGTCGAGGACAGCCTTGCCGACGCCGAAATGGCGCTCGATGCGCTGGCGGGTGCGCACCTGGCCAATCCCGTGGTACACGTCGAAGACGGTGTGGATTGCCTGGACTACCTTTACTGCCGTGGCGAGTGGGCAGGTCGCGAACCCGTCGACCCCGCCGTGGTGCTGCTGGATATCAAGATGCCGCGCATGAGTGGCATCGAAGTGTTGACGCAGCTACGGGCGGACGAGCGCTTTCGCCGGGTGCCGGTGGTGATCCTCTCCTCGTCGCGGGAAGAAAGCGATCTCGCGCGTAGCTGGGACATCGGTGCGAATGCGTATGTGATCAAGCCGGTCGACGTGGATCAGTTTTTTGAAGCGGTGCGAACCGTGGGGCAGTTCTGGGCCGTGCTCAACCAGGCACCGGACCACGGCTGA
- a CDS encoding sensor histidine kinase — MKDRIALRWRLGGLLAAVLVIVALPYVVTRSGASQAILANERVTHSSEVKSLTYRIAYVTRDSEAAIYRLIHGDQDTQVRKRAERAAHETPGLMQQLREMTRDSPDQQALIGSLSSVVSGRLALSGQAIMRHDHGDETGATDAMRDSGTLFRMDGLIDEIVHNEDGNLINRRDAASRESFNSELALTITAIAQVLLLAIVVVVSERQISRRLRAEVREGQAVQRSQLIVQAVREPIALLDASLGTLLVNAAFGELYGLPPDFRQSLPLTEIGDGAWKDSALLQRLNDVLLLDRELWDYELIQRTVDGVDRHVVINARRLEQDSGGDPVLLLTLSDVTARALVEQQVKELNRQLEGKIEQVSDVNRELEAFSYSVSHDLRAPLRHISGFAGKLQQHLGDNADERSRHYIEVINDAAKRMALLIEDLLVFSRLGRGALRLQPVDMQSLADEARALAETDAHGRHIVWSIAPLPIVIGDENMLRTVWQNLLGNAVKYTGKCEVARIDVDVQRHRDGSYEFVVSDNGAGFDMQYAGKLFGVFQRLHRASEFPGNGIGLANVRRIVTRHGGRVWADAQPGQGARFHFSLPSSDLAESFSQRRP; from the coding sequence ATGAAGGACCGCATTGCCCTGCGCTGGCGCCTGGGCGGTTTGCTGGCCGCCGTGTTGGTGATCGTTGCGTTGCCGTATGTAGTCACGCGCTCCGGTGCCAGTCAGGCGATCCTGGCCAACGAGCGTGTGACGCATTCCAGTGAGGTGAAATCGCTCACCTACCGGATCGCCTATGTCACCCGGGACAGCGAAGCGGCAATCTACCGCCTTATCCATGGCGACCAGGATACGCAAGTGCGCAAGCGGGCGGAGCGGGCCGCGCACGAAACTCCCGGGCTGATGCAGCAATTGCGCGAGATGACGCGCGATAGCCCGGATCAGCAGGCGTTGATCGGCTCACTCAGTTCCGTGGTCAGCGGGCGGCTCGCACTCAGCGGGCAGGCCATCATGCGGCATGACCACGGCGATGAGACCGGCGCCACCGATGCCATGCGGGACTCCGGTACGCTGTTCCGGATGGACGGTCTGATCGACGAGATCGTGCACAACGAGGACGGCAACCTGATCAACCGCCGCGACGCGGCTAGCCGTGAATCGTTCAATAGCGAGCTGGCCCTGACCATCACCGCCATTGCGCAGGTGCTGCTGCTGGCCATTGTGGTCGTCGTGTCCGAGCGCCAGATCAGCCGCCGCCTGCGCGCCGAGGTGCGCGAGGGGCAGGCGGTACAGCGCTCGCAGCTCATCGTGCAGGCGGTGCGCGAACCGATCGCTCTGCTCGATGCCAGCCTCGGCACGCTGCTGGTGAATGCAGCATTCGGCGAGCTCTACGGCCTGCCGCCGGATTTCCGCCAATCGCTGCCGCTCACCGAGATCGGCGACGGAGCCTGGAAGGACAGCGCATTGCTGCAACGGCTCAACGACGTGCTGCTGCTGGATCGCGAGCTGTGGGACTACGAACTGATCCAGCGCACCGTGGACGGCGTGGACCGCCACGTGGTGATCAATGCACGCCGCCTGGAGCAGGACAGCGGCGGCGATCCAGTGCTGCTGCTCACCCTCAGCGACGTCACCGCGCGTGCACTGGTCGAGCAACAGGTGAAGGAACTGAACCGTCAGCTCGAAGGCAAGATCGAACAGGTGTCGGATGTGAACCGCGAGCTGGAAGCCTTCAGCTATTCGGTGTCGCATGACTTGCGTGCACCACTGCGCCATATCAGCGGCTTTGCCGGCAAGCTTCAGCAGCACCTGGGCGACAACGCGGACGAGCGCTCGCGCCACTACATCGAAGTGATCAACGATGCTGCCAAGCGCATGGCGCTGCTGATCGAGGACCTGCTGGTGTTCTCGCGCCTGGGTCGCGGCGCGCTGCGCCTGCAGCCGGTGGACATGCAATCGCTGGCGGATGAGGCGCGTGCGCTAGCCGAAACCGATGCCCATGGGCGCCACATCGTGTGGTCCATCGCGCCGTTGCCCATCGTCATCGGTGACGAAAACATGCTGCGCACCGTGTGGCAGAACCTGCTTGGCAACGCGGTGAAATACACAGGCAAGTGCGAGGTGGCGCGTATTGACGTGGACGTGCAGCGCCACCGCGATGGTAGTTACGAATTTGTGGTGAGCGACAATGGCGCCGGCTTTGATATGCAGTACGCGGGTAAACTGTTTGGTGTGTTCCAGCGACTGCACCGTGCCTCGGAGTTTCCGGGCAACGGCATCGGACTGGCCAACGTGCGTCGCATCGTGACGCGACACGGCGGACGCGTCTGGGCGGATGCTCAACCGGGGCAAGGAGCGCGTTTCCATTTCAGCCTGCCGTCTTCGGACCTCGCAGAGAGCTTCTCGCAGAGGCGCCCATGA
- a CDS encoding hybrid sensor histidine kinase/response regulator, with protein sequence MLQIEDSQLDAELVLSELDADHIDYDVRLVDAERDYLSALEEFQPDIVLSDLSMPGFSGQRALDILRERDTDLPFIFVSATLGEEAAIEALRNGATDYILKQNPARLASAVRRAMREAEAQRLRRRAETELIRAQRFESLAMLAGGLSHDLRNLLQPLLLAGDSLQDYQDDPRLARLGHLVRDCGKRGLDMVQSMLSFARGARRAEQVRVGALLDALGLLLQGSVPRNVTLELNAYDPELTFDGNHTELQQCLLNLSLNAIQAMPDGGELRISASLASLPESFFQPDEEAREGNYLCLTVSDTGTGMDESALLHLFEPFYTTKESGTGLGLVSCKRLITAHGGVMRVDSRPGVGTRFHMHIPLTRQVVEVAGELDTVNLQGEAERVLVVVEEAGQLSLLVDTLDSWGYQAHASQSGTAALQWLEAQGVPDLVVLDSDMNLFTGVRTLSALFDHGYRGAVILLARPDAPPDMDELPVMEHLYLVDKPISTVRLLRTVREALEESASGLGPLGPV encoded by the coding sequence GTGTTGCAGATCGAGGACAGCCAGCTTGATGCCGAGTTGGTGTTGTCCGAGCTGGACGCCGATCACATCGACTACGACGTGCGGCTGGTGGACGCTGAGCGCGATTACCTTTCCGCGTTGGAAGAATTCCAGCCGGATATCGTGCTATCGGACCTGAGCATGCCGGGTTTCTCCGGCCAGCGCGCGCTGGACATCCTGCGCGAGCGCGACACGGACCTGCCCTTTATCTTCGTCTCCGCGACGCTGGGTGAAGAGGCAGCTATCGAAGCACTGCGCAACGGTGCGACCGACTACATCCTCAAGCAAAATCCCGCGCGCCTGGCGTCTGCTGTGCGGCGAGCCATGCGTGAGGCCGAGGCGCAACGCTTGCGCCGCCGCGCGGAAACCGAGCTGATCCGCGCGCAACGCTTCGAGAGCCTGGCCATGCTGGCCGGTGGCCTCAGCCACGATTTGCGTAACCTGCTGCAGCCACTGCTGCTGGCGGGCGATAGTTTGCAGGACTATCAAGACGACCCGCGCCTCGCGCGTTTGGGCCACCTCGTGCGCGATTGCGGCAAGCGCGGCCTGGACATGGTGCAGTCCATGCTTTCGTTTGCACGCGGTGCACGGCGTGCCGAGCAGGTGCGCGTGGGTGCGCTGCTCGATGCGCTCGGTTTGCTGCTGCAAGGCAGCGTGCCTCGCAACGTGACGCTGGAGCTGAATGCCTACGACCCAGAGCTCACCTTCGACGGTAATCACACCGAACTGCAGCAATGCCTGCTCAACCTGAGCCTCAATGCCATCCAGGCCATGCCTGATGGCGGTGAGCTACGTATCTCGGCATCGCTGGCGTCCTTGCCGGAGAGTTTCTTCCAGCCAGATGAAGAAGCACGCGAAGGCAATTACCTATGCCTGACCGTCAGCGATACCGGCACCGGCATGGACGAGTCGGCCCTGCTGCACCTGTTCGAGCCGTTCTACACCACCAAGGAAAGCGGTACCGGCCTTGGTCTCGTGTCGTGCAAACGCCTCATCACCGCGCATGGCGGTGTGATGCGAGTGGATAGTCGGCCGGGAGTGGGCACGCGCTTCCACATGCATATCCCGTTGACACGGCAAGTCGTGGAGGTGGCCGGGGAACTGGATACCGTCAATCTCCAGGGCGAAGCCGAACGCGTGTTGGTGGTGGTGGAAGAGGCCGGCCAGCTATCGCTGTTGGTCGACACACTCGATTCCTGGGGTTACCAGGCCCACGCGAGCCAGAGTGGTACAGCGGCACTGCAATGGCTGGAGGCACAGGGCGTGCCCGACCTCGTGGTGCTCGATTCGGACATGAATCTGTTTACCGGCGTGCGCACGTTGTCAGCGCTGTTCGATCACGGTTATCGCGGCGCGGTGATTTTGCTGGCGCGGCCGGATGCGCCGCCAGATATGGATGAGTTGCCGGTGATGGAGCATTTGTATCTGGTGGATAAGCCGATCTCGACGGTGAGGTTGTTGAGGACGGTGAGGGAGGCGCTGGAGGAGAGTGCTTCAGGGTTGGGGCCGCTGGGGCCGGTGTAA